A region of Catenibacterium mitsuokai DNA encodes the following proteins:
- the der gene encoding ribosome biogenesis GTPase Der: MKKGIVAIVGRANVGKSTLFNRIIGERVSIVEDVPGVTRDRIYAKASWLTKEFRIIDTGGIELKNADFTEQIKTQAEIAIEEADVIIFVVNGREGLTSEDNFVARMLQKSGKPVLLAVNKIDDVAFRDNIYDFYSLGIGEPIPVSSAHGIGVGDLLDEVIRVLPDEEDEFEEDEIKVSIIGRPNVGKSSLTNAILGEDRVIVSNIEGTTRDAIDTAFEKDGYKYRIIDTAGMRKKGKVYENIEKYSVLRALKAVEQSDVILCVVDGERGIIEQDKHVAGYAHELGKSVVLVVNKWDAVTKDEKTMAKMEKNLREQFKYLDYARIAFVSALKKQRINTLFDLIVEAYMNAHKRVTTSVLNDVIVDAQAMNPTTTFEGGRLKIYYANQVAVQPPTFVLFVNDPKFMHFSYKRYLENCLRDRFGFEGTPIHIICRKRD, from the coding sequence ATGAAAAAAGGTATTGTTGCGATTGTAGGTCGTGCGAATGTAGGGAAGTCTACATTATTTAACCGTATTATTGGTGAACGCGTTTCTATTGTAGAAGACGTACCAGGTGTTACAAGAGACCGTATTTATGCAAAAGCCAGCTGGCTTACAAAAGAATTTAGAATTATTGATACTGGTGGGATTGAATTAAAGAATGCTGATTTTACAGAACAGATCAAGACTCAGGCTGAGATTGCGATTGAAGAAGCAGATGTTATTATCTTTGTTGTTAATGGACGTGAAGGTTTAACAAGTGAAGATAACTTTGTAGCAAGAATGCTTCAGAAATCAGGTAAACCTGTACTTTTGGCTGTTAATAAGATTGATGATGTGGCATTTAGGGATAACATTTATGATTTCTATAGCTTAGGTATTGGTGAACCAATTCCTGTATCAAGTGCTCATGGTATTGGTGTAGGGGATCTTCTTGATGAAGTTATTAGAGTGCTTCCAGATGAAGAAGATGAGTTTGAAGAAGATGAAATCAAGGTGTCTATTATTGGTAGACCAAATGTTGGTAAATCTTCTCTTACAAATGCGATTTTAGGTGAAGACCGTGTTATTGTTTCTAATATTGAAGGAACAACAAGAGATGCTATTGATACAGCATTTGAAAAAGATGGTTATAAGTATAGAATCATCGATACAGCAGGTATGCGTAAGAAGGGTAAAGTCTATGAGAATATTGAAAAATATTCAGTACTTCGTGCTTTAAAGGCTGTAGAACAGAGTGATGTTATTCTTTGTGTTGTCGATGGTGAAAGAGGCATTATTGAACAGGATAAGCATGTTGCGGGGTATGCACATGAATTAGGTAAATCAGTTGTCCTAGTTGTTAATAAATGGGATGCTGTGACTAAAGATGAAAAGACAATGGCTAAGATGGAAAAGAACTTAAGAGAACAGTTTAAGTATCTTGACTATGCACGTATTGCTTTTGTCAGTGCTTTAAAGAAACAGCGTATTAATACATTATTTGATTTAATTGTAGAAGCATACATGAATGCTCATAAACGTGTGACTACAAGTGTATTAAATGATGTTATTGTAGATGCTCAGGCAATGAATCCTACAACTACATTTGAAGGTGGAAGACTTAAGATCTATTATGCCAACCAGGTTGCTGTACAGCCACCAACATTTGTATTATTTGTAAATGATCCTAAGTTCATGCATTTCTCATATAAGCGTTATCTAGAAAACTGCTTAAGAGATCGTTTTGGGTTTGAAGGAACGCCAATTCATATTATCTGTAGAAAAAGAGACTAA
- a CDS encoding redox-sensing transcriptional repressor Rex — MSSEKKQKISRATMTRFPVYLKALRVMGHEGKENFLSSELAEVTHIQDTTIRRDFGFLPQKNTLGKRGYGYDTKEMIETLSDFLGLGLDEPIILIGVGNLGSAILKYNRWKYTVGQIVCAYDKDANIEGERFGVKIHKSDDLEKTFPKDCKIAILAISDNVQEMVDRLVALGIKGIVDFTHSHFIVPQGVEVQNVDVVVAIQELELKMKSNTKE, encoded by the coding sequence ATGAGTAGTGAAAAGAAACAGAAAATTTCACGTGCGACGATGACACGTTTTCCTGTTTATTTGAAGGCTTTAAGAGTTATGGGACATGAAGGTAAAGAGAACTTCTTATCGAGTGAACTTGCGGAAGTTACTCATATCCAGGATACGACTATCCGTCGTGACTTTGGCTTTTTGCCTCAGAAGAATACACTTGGCAAACGAGGTTATGGTTATGATACAAAAGAGATGATTGAAACACTCAGTGACTTCTTAGGTTTAGGACTTGATGAACCAATTATTTTGATTGGTGTAGGCAACTTGGGATCAGCTATTTTGAAATATAACCGCTGGAAATATACAGTTGGACAGATTGTCTGTGCTTATGATAAGGATGCTAATATTGAAGGTGAACGTTTTGGTGTCAAGATTCATAAGAGTGATGATTTGGAAAAAACATTCCCTAAGGACTGTAAGATTGCGATTCTTGCGATTTCTGATAATGTTCAGGAAATGGTGGATCGCTTAGTTGCATTAGGGATTAAAGGCATTGTAGACTTCACCCACTCTCATTTTATTGTGCCTCAGGGAGTAGAGGTACAGAATGTGGATGTTGTTGTCGCAATACAAGAATTAGAATTAAAGATGAAATCAAATACAAAGGAGTAA
- a CDS encoding pseudouridine synthase yields the protein MEERLQKVIAQSGYTSRRKAEELIQQGKVTVNGEVVTVLGTKVTKKDTICVNGKLINKEDKVYYLFYKPEKCVCTMSDEHDRTCVADYFADSNERVYPVGRLDYDTTGALFMTNDGEFANLIMHPSSHLEKVYEVSVKGLLTKAEKNQLEKGIYLEGVKTLPCEIAITGNDEEHGTTMLLIRLVEGKNRQIKKMFEEVGHPVKRLRRIMIGPIDLKGLTPGTYRRLKPHEVNVLRTMALKKKNANKK from the coding sequence ATGGAAGAAAGATTACAAAAAGTCATTGCACAGAGTGGTTATACTTCACGTCGTAAAGCAGAAGAACTCATTCAGCAGGGTAAAGTCACTGTGAATGGTGAAGTGGTAACAGTGCTTGGTACTAAGGTCACTAAGAAAGATACAATCTGTGTCAATGGAAAACTTATTAATAAAGAAGATAAAGTATATTATTTATTCTATAAACCAGAAAAATGCGTATGTACTATGAGTGATGAACATGATCGTACATGTGTAGCTGATTATTTTGCAGATAGTAATGAAAGAGTTTATCCAGTAGGAAGACTTGACTATGATACAACAGGTGCTTTATTTATGACAAATGATGGTGAATTTGCGAACCTTATTATGCATCCATCTAGTCACTTAGAAAAAGTTTATGAAGTATCTGTTAAGGGATTACTTACCAAGGCTGAAAAGAACCAGCTAGAAAAAGGTATCTATCTAGAAGGTGTTAAAACATTACCTTGTGAAATTGCGATTACTGGAAATGATGAAGAACATGGTACGACTATGTTGTTGATTCGTTTAGTAGAAGGTAAGAACAGACAAATCAAGAAGATGTTTGAAGAAGTAGGACATCCTGTAAAGCGTTTAAGAAGAATCATGATTGGTCCAATTGACTTAAAGGGATTAACTCCTGGTACTTATCGTCGTTTAAAACCACATGAAGTAAATGTATTACGTACAATGGCTTTAAAAAAGAAAAACGCAAACAAAAAATAA
- a CDS encoding folate family ECF transporter S component, translated as MIQIIIVCILVLLGIYCFKVYPLERRNTKKLAFSALIIIITLILKRLTIMVPLFGAESLKIGFEYIPVMLAGVILSPSYAYLIGLITDLLGLVISPTGFPFFGFTLNQVLIGLIPSLIAVKVKNVDGKRFGKVVCLMIALFGGAGSLFVALQKTISIGKVTYTLTSLQKGVMIGLCLVASIGFILFMLKRTKDMKDNDVSLFGTWLLSVILVELVITFCLTPFWLQIMYGIPFVVSVSIRVIKACFIIPLEIIIGFPLLKQMDKLYK; from the coding sequence ATGATTCAAATTATTATTGTATGTATTTTAGTATTACTTGGTATTTACTGTTTTAAGGTTTATCCATTAGAAAGAAGAAATACCAAAAAGCTCGCATTTAGTGCTTTAATTATTATCATCACATTGATTCTAAAGAGACTTACTATTATGGTGCCGTTATTTGGTGCTGAAAGCTTAAAGATTGGTTTTGAATATATTCCTGTTATGTTGGCAGGTGTGATTCTTTCACCAAGCTATGCTTATCTCATTGGTTTAATTACTGATTTACTTGGTTTGGTGATTTCCCCAACAGGATTTCCATTCTTTGGATTTACACTCAATCAGGTATTGATTGGTTTGATTCCATCATTGATTGCTGTAAAAGTGAAGAATGTAGATGGAAAACGATTTGGTAAAGTTGTATGTCTCATGATTGCATTATTTGGTGGAGCAGGATCGCTTTTTGTTGCTTTACAAAAAACAATCTCTATCGGTAAAGTCACTTATACATTAACATCTTTGCAAAAAGGTGTTATGATTGGACTCTGCCTTGTTGCCTCTATAGGTTTTATCTTGTTCATGTTGAAACGCACAAAGGATATGAAAGACAATGATGTGTCATTATTTGGTACTTGGCTATTAAGTGTTATTTTAGTCGAACTTGTAATTACATTCTGCTTAACACCTTTCTGGCTACAGATTATGTATGGCATTCCATTTGTGGTATCTGTAAGTATTCGTGTGATTAAGGCATGTTTTATTATTCCATTAGAAATCATTATTGGGTTCCCATTATTGAAACAGATGGATAAATTATATAAATAG
- a CDS encoding metallophosphoesterase family protein: MDEFNGINTFFNMIYHNDRAFSRALLNYQSFNDYRQWLRNHHIEFKELDMIDEYSFSMIRPDMTIKDVSMLTHTNLQEGLQRIRSFFKDKTFLFLIPGTNKEIENYSFTGVDYIFTISKPFKQEDLSFLDPFPGLLEALFYADEWPGGLIFNSKHAAFYPLHSNSQAKALQKKIDEKTMFNKEGHSSFIYHLSDLHLGPKKKLKAVSNLLDSLDECDHYAHSPHSKQVFITGDLMNSPNTKNMYQANSFMTMIRKRYKADITFVLGNHDMIVKGLSIGGRQRTKVIAYLLGEKIKVIEKDKIVLVKIDSNAGGNLARGMITRRQLDQIDSELAGIENLEDYTIVVLLHHHVFKVSKSDFLKIQWREKSIFGSIMDKSKALVDANMFATWLQQRHIKYVLHGHKHVPYFMNKKGTYYISAGSATGGLKESESHYYSYNVLRYDYMDKKMKTCLIFYDDNKKAERKRVEVYLMEEDK, translated from the coding sequence ATGGATGAATTTAATGGCATCAATACTTTTTTTAATATGATTTACCATAATGACCGTGCTTTTTCTCGTGCTTTATTGAATTATCAGTCTTTTAATGATTATCGACAGTGGTTAAGAAATCATCACATAGAATTTAAAGAACTTGATATGATTGATGAGTATTCATTCAGTATGATTCGTCCTGATATGACAATTAAAGATGTATCCATGTTGACACATACTAATTTACAAGAAGGTTTACAACGTATTCGTTCTTTCTTTAAAGATAAGACTTTCTTATTTCTTATTCCCGGTACAAATAAAGAAATTGAAAACTATTCTTTTACAGGAGTGGATTATATTTTTACAATAAGCAAACCTTTTAAGCAGGAAGACTTGTCTTTCTTAGACCCATTTCCTGGATTACTTGAAGCTTTATTTTATGCAGATGAATGGCCTGGAGGACTCATATTTAATTCTAAACATGCAGCCTTTTATCCATTGCATAGTAATTCCCAGGCAAAGGCATTACAGAAAAAGATTGATGAGAAGACAATGTTTAATAAAGAAGGACATTCTTCTTTTATTTACCATTTATCTGATTTACATCTAGGTCCTAAAAAGAAACTGAAAGCAGTCTCAAATTTACTGGATTCATTAGATGAATGTGATCACTATGCCCATAGTCCTCATAGTAAACAGGTCTTTATTACAGGAGATCTTATGAACTCTCCTAATACAAAGAATATGTATCAGGCCAATAGTTTTATGACAATGATTAGAAAGAGATATAAGGCAGATATCACCTTTGTGTTAGGTAACCATGATATGATAGTAAAAGGCTTGAGTATTGGTGGAAGACAACGTACAAAAGTCATAGCCTATTTACTAGGTGAAAAGATTAAGGTTATAGAAAAAGATAAGATTGTACTTGTAAAGATAGATTCTAATGCTGGTGGTAACTTAGCTAGAGGAATGATCACAAGAAGACAATTAGACCAAATAGACTCAGAACTTGCAGGTATAGAAAATCTAGAAGATTATACGATTGTGGTCTTACTACACCATCATGTATTTAAAGTCTCTAAGTCAGACTTCTTAAAAATACAATGGCGTGAAAAATCTATATTTGGAAGTATAATGGATAAATCTAAAGCACTTGTAGATGCTAATATGTTTGCAACATGGCTTCAACAACGTCATATTAAATATGTCCTTCATGGCCATAAGCATGTGCCTTATTTCATGAATAAAAAAGGTACATACTATATCTCAGCAGGAAGCGCAACAGGTGGCTTAAAGGAAAGTGAAAGTCATTATTATTCTTATAATGTATTACGTTATGATTATATGGATAAGAAGATGAAAACATGTCTGATATTCTATGATGATAACAAGAAAGCAGAAAGAAAACGTGTTGAAGTATATTTAATGGAGGAAGATAAATGA
- a CDS encoding NAD(P)-dependent oxidoreductase, whose protein sequence is MKLVDKMKDERLGIAILYNFSKGYEKPVPMELYDIVLPFIYHDAFRKEILKHDTLKDVIEASIEADPHFKEVILEAINDDEGITSKALGMAMMGGMLTYEMIDGRVCGKLHEAEVLDFNECIIFGKMMQDHTKEEILGLLHQELRIVFLQVETLGKDVDTHIFDDLGRVTYHENVDQLDVISLCKDADIVITNKNLFRKVEIDRCPYLKMIAVTATGTNNVDLDYAKEKGIRVANVKGYSTEAVAQLTLALCLELVEHTSRYDSYVKSQQYEKDKVFSFFGYSFHELSTMTWGIVGLGAIGQRVARIAEALGCQVQYYSTTGHHQDEHFKQVDFDTLLKTSDIISIHSPLTKETEHLFDAEAFKKMKDTAYLINVGRGPIIDEEALSDALNNNLIAGAGLDVFEKEPLPSTSPLYSVDPQKVVFTPHVAWGSVEARHRLILEVRENIVAFIKGEDRNNC, encoded by the coding sequence ATGAAATTAGTTGATAAAATGAAAGATGAACGCTTAGGGATTGCGATTTTATATAATTTCTCTAAGGGATATGAAAAACCAGTTCCTATGGAACTATATGATATTGTATTACCTTTTATCTATCATGATGCATTTAGAAAAGAAATTCTCAAGCATGATACATTAAAAGATGTCATTGAAGCATCTATTGAAGCAGATCCACACTTTAAAGAAGTGATTCTTGAAGCAATTAATGATGATGAAGGCATTACCTCTAAAGCATTAGGAATGGCCATGATGGGTGGAATGCTGACTTATGAGATGATTGATGGAAGAGTTTGTGGTAAATTACATGAAGCTGAAGTTTTAGACTTTAACGAATGTATTATTTTTGGTAAGATGATGCAGGACCATACAAAAGAAGAAATTCTTGGTTTGTTACATCAGGAACTTCGTATTGTCTTCTTGCAGGTAGAAACATTAGGAAAAGATGTGGATACACATATTTTTGATGATCTTGGAAGAGTGACTTATCATGAAAATGTAGACCAGTTAGATGTTATTTCTCTTTGTAAGGATGCAGATATCGTTATTACAAATAAGAATCTGTTTAGAAAAGTAGAAATTGACCGCTGTCCTTATCTTAAGATGATTGCGGTGACAGCTACTGGCACAAACAATGTAGATTTAGATTATGCAAAAGAAAAGGGAATCCGAGTAGCCAACGTAAAAGGATATTCTACTGAAGCTGTTGCCCAGCTTACTCTTGCATTATGTCTAGAACTTGTTGAACATACATCACGCTATGATAGTTATGTAAAATCACAGCAATATGAAAAGGATAAGGTCTTCTCATTCTTTGGTTACTCGTTTCATGAATTATCTACTATGACTTGGGGAATTGTTGGTCTAGGCGCAATCGGTCAGCGCGTTGCACGTATTGCGGAAGCATTAGGATGTCAGGTGCAGTATTATTCTACAACTGGACATCATCAGGATGAACACTTCAAGCAGGTGGATTTTGATACATTACTTAAAACAAGTGACATTATTTCTATTCATTCACCTCTTACAAAAGAGACAGAACATTTATTTGATGCAGAAGCTTTCAAGAAGATGAAAGATACAGCTTACCTCATTAATGTAGGACGTGGTCCTATTATCGATGAAGAAGCGCTAAGTGATGCATTAAATAATAACCTTATTGCAGGAGCAGGTTTAGATGTATTTGAAAAAGAACCACTTCCTTCAACAAGCCCTTTATATAGTGTTGATCCTCAAAAGGTCGTTTTCACACCACATGTTGCATGGGGTTCAGTAGAAGCAAGACATCGTTTGATTCTTGAAGTACGTGAAAACATTGTCGCTTTTATTAAAGGCGAGGACCGTAATAACTGTTAA
- a CDS encoding segregation and condensation protein A: MEYQVTVDQFTGPLDLLLHLIKEHDMDLLDLDVAAVCDQYLAYIQTMDPSLLEAVSEYLVMAAWLIEMKSKLLLPKPEIDEEDDYEAERKRMIERLIEKNRINGILEAFEASYDKRQTMHSKIPSALEEYLPSGEETIPEGMEVYDLIKAMQRVMQRRALLHPLESKIARVEISIDERTEQIRSYFLRHKGKTVDFEDLFDEGDRYFAIVTFLSILVLVKNSELLITQSGNFEKIYLKGTSYGQE; encoded by the coding sequence ATGGAATATCAGGTCACAGTTGACCAGTTTACTGGGCCGCTCGATCTCTTGCTTCATCTAATAAAAGAACATGATATGGATCTTCTTGATCTTGATGTAGCGGCGGTATGTGACCAGTATCTCGCTTATATTCAAACAATGGATCCTTCACTCTTAGAAGCTGTCTCTGAATATTTAGTCATGGCAGCCTGGCTTATTGAAATGAAAAGTAAACTATTACTTCCTAAGCCAGAAATAGATGAAGAAGATGATTATGAAGCAGAAAGAAAGAGAATGATTGAAAGACTGATTGAAAAGAACCGCATTAATGGTATCTTAGAAGCCTTTGAAGCCTCTTATGATAAACGTCAGACAATGCATTCTAAAATACCTTCAGCACTTGAAGAATATCTTCCTAGTGGTGAAGAAACTATTCCTGAGGGAATGGAAGTTTATGATTTGATCAAGGCGATGCAGAGAGTAATGCAAAGACGTGCTCTATTGCATCCTCTTGAATCTAAAATTGCACGTGTAGAAATATCTATTGATGAAAGAACAGAACAGATCAGGAGTTATTTCTTACGTCATAAAGGTAAAACTGTTGATTTTGAAGACTTGTTTGATGAAGGAGACCGCTATTTTGCGATAGTAACATTCCTTTCTATTCTTGTCTTAGTAAAAAACAGTGAGTTATTGATTACTCAAAGTGGTAATTTTGAAAAGATTTATTTGAAAGGAACAAGCTATGGACAAGAATGA
- the cmk gene encoding (d)CMP kinase, whose product MKKIAIAIDGPAAAGKSTIAKRVANNLGYTYIDTGAMYRCVAYYALVKGVDFHDENAVCRLLPEIKIKLMPDNTVYLNDRDVTADIRVNEISAGASIVSAYSKVRTYLVTQQREMAKAGGVILDGRDIGTVVLPNAELKIYQVASIECRALRRHNENLSRGLNSNLDEIKKEVAARDEADMTREISPLKKADDAIEIDTSDMTIDEVVAHIMNLVEKKTQ is encoded by the coding sequence ATGAAAAAAATTGCTATTGCGATTGACGGGCCTGCAGCTGCAGGTAAGTCTACGATTGCTAAGAGAGTCGCAAATAATCTAGGTTATACTTATATTGATACAGGTGCAATGTATCGTTGTGTGGCATATTATGCACTTGTAAAGGGTGTTGATTTCCATGACGAAAATGCTGTCTGTCGTTTATTACCAGAAATTAAGATTAAATTAATGCCTGATAACACTGTCTACTTAAATGATCGTGATGTAACTGCAGATATTCGTGTGAATGAAATCAGTGCAGGTGCATCTATTGTTTCTGCTTATTCTAAGGTAAGAACATATTTAGTAACACAACAAAGAGAAATGGCCAAAGCTGGTGGTGTTATTCTTGATGGTAGAGATATTGGAACTGTCGTATTACCAAATGCAGAACTAAAGATCTATCAGGTGGCATCTATTGAATGTCGTGCTTTACGTAGACATAATGAAAATTTAAGTCGTGGATTGAATTCTAATCTTGATGAAATCAAGAAGGAAGTAGCAGCACGTGATGAAGCAGATATGACACGTGAGATTTCTCCATTAAAGAAAGCAGATGATGCAATTGAAATTGATACTTCAGATATGACTATTGATGAAGTTGTTGCACATATTATGAATTTAGTTGAAAAGAAGACTCAATAA
- the scpB gene encoding SMC-Scp complex subunit ScpB produces the protein MDKNEYLSVIEGMLYIYGDEGVTIKDVAEALEITKKEAYELMDELLSLYASKTVKGVDICDFGGTYKMVTLPQHDVYYKKMMTTSGRKLSKSALETLAIVAYYQPVTRIRIEEIRGVGCESMIRKLLAQALIKEVGRDDSPGKPVLYGVTDEFMDAFNLKSLDELPELKEIESEFDEEDIFNTKYQEKVEEKPETN, from the coding sequence ATGGACAAGAATGAGTATTTATCAGTCATAGAAGGTATGCTTTATATCTATGGTGATGAAGGTGTTACAATTAAAGATGTTGCGGAAGCATTAGAAATCACTAAGAAAGAAGCATATGAACTGATGGACGAATTACTCTCTCTTTATGCTTCTAAAACAGTTAAGGGTGTAGATATATGTGATTTTGGTGGTACTTATAAGATGGTGACATTGCCTCAGCATGATGTCTATTATAAGAAGATGATGACTACAAGTGGTAGAAAACTATCTAAATCAGCCTTAGAAACATTAGCTATTGTGGCTTATTATCAGCCTGTTACTAGAATTCGTATTGAAGAAATACGTGGTGTAGGCTGTGAATCAATGATTCGTAAGCTTTTAGCTCAAGCCCTTATTAAAGAAGTAGGACGTGATGATTCACCAGGTAAACCAGTCTTATATGGCGTTACTGATGAATTCATGGACGCTTTTAACTTAAAAAGCTTGGATGAATTACCAGAACTTAAAGAAATTGAATCTGAATTTGATGAAGAAGATATCTTCAATACAAAATATCAGGAAAAGGTAGAAGAAAAGCCAGAAACGAATTAG
- the asnS gene encoding asparagine--tRNA ligase, translating into MFEFMTVRELYEICRADNAVETDNVEYVELEGWVRTNRDSGKLGFIALNDGSYFRNCQVVYLEEKLKNFDEVSHIATGSAIHVLGKLKLTPDAKQPFEVEATEIILEGDCDSDYPLQKKRHSFEFMREIPHLRPRANSFYAIFRLRSVLSMAIHEFFQDQGFVYVHTPIITSNDGEGAGEMFRVTTIDDTDFSKDFFEKEAYLTVTGQLHVEAFAMAFRDVYTFGPAFRAENSNTSRHASEFWMVEPEIAFADLEDDMCLIEEMVKYCIQYCLDNAPEEMKFFEQMVDHDCINRITKVRDSHFARMTYTEAIDHLLKADVKFDNKVEWGIDLNAEHERYICEEVVGGPVFLTDYPKEIKAFYMRLNDDNKTVAACDLLVPGIGELVGGSQREERYDVLEKLMDEKGMNKETLQWYMDLRRFGGCKHAGFGLGFDRFLMYLTGMANIRDVEPFPRTPRNLKF; encoded by the coding sequence ATGTTTGAATTTATGACAGTAAGAGAACTTTATGAAATCTGTCGTGCAGATAACGCTGTAGAAACAGATAACGTAGAGTATGTTGAATTAGAAGGATGGGTAAGAACAAATAGAGATAGTGGTAAACTAGGATTCATCGCATTAAATGATGGTTCTTATTTTAGAAATTGTCAGGTTGTTTATTTAGAAGAAAAATTAAAGAACTTCGATGAAGTTTCACATATCGCAACTGGTTCAGCTATTCATGTACTAGGTAAGTTAAAATTAACACCTGATGCAAAGCAGCCATTTGAAGTAGAAGCCACTGAAATCATTCTTGAAGGTGACTGTGATAGTGATTACCCATTACAGAAGAAGAGACACTCTTTTGAATTTATGAGAGAAATCCCTCATTTAAGACCAAGAGCAAATTCATTCTACGCCATCTTCAGATTAAGATCTGTATTATCTATGGCTATTCATGAATTCTTCCAGGATCAGGGATTCGTCTATGTACATACACCAATCATCACATCTAACGATGGTGAAGGTGCTGGAGAAATGTTTAGAGTAACAACTATTGATGATACTGATTTCTCTAAGGATTTCTTTGAAAAAGAAGCCTACTTAACAGTAACTGGACAGTTACATGTAGAAGCATTCGCTATGGCATTTAGAGATGTTTATACTTTCGGACCAGCATTCAGAGCTGAAAACTCAAATACATCAAGACATGCGAGTGAATTCTGGATGGTAGAACCAGAAATCGCATTTGCGGACCTTGAAGATGATATGTGTTTAATTGAAGAAATGGTTAAATACTGTATTCAGTACTGCTTAGATAATGCTCCAGAAGAAATGAAATTCTTTGAACAGATGGTTGACCATGACTGTATCAACCGTATCACAAAGGTTAGAGATTCTCACTTTGCACGTATGACCTATACAGAAGCTATTGATCATTTATTAAAGGCTGATGTGAAGTTTGATAACAAGGTTGAATGGGGTATTGATTTAAATGCTGAACATGAACGTTATATCTGTGAAGAAGTTGTAGGTGGTCCTGTATTCTTAACAGATTATCCAAAAGAAATCAAAGCATTCTATATGCGTTTAAATGATGACAACAAGACAGTTGCAGCATGTGACTTATTAGTACCAGGCATCGGTGAATTAGTTGGTGGTTCACAGAGAGAAGAACGTTATGATGTTCTAGAAAAGCTAATGGATGAAAAGGGCATGAATAAAGAAACACTACAGTGGTATATGGATTTACGCCGCTTTGGTGGATGTAAGCATGCTGGATTCGGTTTAGGTTTTGACCGTTTCTTAATGTATTTAACTGGTATGGCTAACATCAGAGATGTAGAACCATTCCCACGTACACCACGTAACTTGAAATTCTAA
- a CDS encoding DUF5662 family protein: protein MHIWGHFKTITRHKILVGKLCFKVHLYKQGLLHDLSKYSPSEFITGIKYYKGTYSPNSAERNEKGYSTAWLHHKGRNKHHWEYWVDFTRKGQVPAKMPYNYVLEMFCDRVAASKIYEGKNYTDAFPLQYYESGQYSYILHPETRALIRFMLVYLKDHGLDDTIKMLNRHHDYDEYFVEFKDDFM from the coding sequence GTGCATATTTGGGGACATTTTAAGACAATTACAAGACATAAGATATTAGTAGGAAAGCTATGCTTTAAAGTACATTTATATAAGCAGGGCTTATTACATGATTTATCTAAATATTCTCCAAGTGAATTTATTACAGGTATTAAGTATTATAAGGGAACATATTCTCCTAATAGTGCTGAAAGAAATGAGAAAGGCTACTCAACAGCCTGGCTTCATCATAAAGGCCGTAATAAGCATCATTGGGAATACTGGGTGGATTTTACAAGAAAGGGTCAGGTTCCCGCTAAAATGCCTTATAACTATGTGCTAGAGATGTTCTGTGATAGAGTTGCAGCAAGCAAGATTTATGAAGGAAAGAACTATACAGATGCCTTTCCTTTACAATACTATGAATCAGGACAATATTCTTATATATTACATCCTGAAACACGTGCCTTAATTCGTTTCATGCTTGTTTATTTAAAGGATCATGGACTAGATGATACAATTAAAATGCTGAATAGACATCATGATTATGATGAATATTTTGTTGAATTTAAGGACGATTTCATGTAG
- a CDS encoding ferredoxin — translation MKVKVNEGCLGCGACAGVCPDVFELDDEGLAKVIVDETEDPAVQDAIDGCPVGVIEAE, via the coding sequence ATGAAAGTTAAAGTTAATGAAGGCTGCTTAGGTTGCGGTGCTTGCGCAGGAGTTTGCCCAGACGTTTTCGAATTAGATGACGAAGGATTAGCAAAAGTAATCGTTGATGAAACTGAAGATCCAGCTGTTCAGGATGCTATCGATGGCTGCCCAGTTGGCGTAATTGAAGCTGAATAA